In the genome of Fusobacterium perfoetens, the window CAATTCTTTTTAAGAAAGTAACCTTGTGTCCCACTGATTCAAACATTCTTCTCACCTGTCTATTTCTTCCCTCTTTTATAGAAAAATTAAGAGTTGTAAATTGTGGTGTAGAAGATATTATTTTTCCTCTAGCAGGTAGTGTCATCTTATCATCTAAAAGGACACCTTTTTTAAGTCTATTTAATGTAGAAAGAGAAACAGTTCCCATAACTTCTACATAATAAGTTTTATATACTTCACCTCTTGGGTGGATAACTCTGTTGTAAATTTCCCCATCATTTGTAAGAATTATAAGTCCCTCAGTATCGTAGTCAAGACGACCTATTGGGAAAATTCTTTCATCAGTTTTAATTAAATCTACAACTAATTTTCTTCCTCTATCATCTTTTACAGCTGATAAAACTTTTTGAGGTTTATTAAGCATAAAATAAACTTTTTCAGACTTATCTTTTTTTATAGATTTTCCGTCAATAAAAATCTCATCACTTGAATCTACTTTTATTCCAGATTCAGCTAATTTCCCATTGACAGTTATTCTACCTTGTTCAATCATTTGGTCAATAGCACGTCTTGAATCAATACCAAGATTTGCTAAAAATTTATTAATTCTAACTTTTTCCATAACTCTTCCTATTCTGATTTTTTATTTTCTATATAATGCAATTTTTCTAATTGTTCTTTTATCTCTTGATAATTAGGTAGCTCATTTACATAGTCAATCCCCAAATATCCCAAAAATTTTTCAGTGACTTCATAAAGATTTGGTCTACCTACAGTTTCTTTTTTCCCACAGATTCTTACAAAATTTCTACTTTCAAGGTTTCCTATTATACTATCAACATTAACCCCTCTTATAGATTCAATCTCACTTTTTGTTATAGGTTGATTGTAAGCGATAATTGACAGAGTTTCTAAAGTTGCTCCTGAAAGTTTTTTAGGTTTCTTCTCTTGTTCAAAAAAATTATTTACAACTCCTCCATATTTTGGATTTGAAACAAGATAAATATGTGTATCTGTAATTTCGATATTTATCCCAGAAGATTTTCTCTCTCCCTTTAATTCATAAATAATAGGGATAAGTTTATCAATAGGGATTTTAAAAAACTTAGAAAGGTCTTTTATCTTTACGTCTTCTCCACCGATAAAAAGAATAGCCTCTATTTTTTCTTTTAGATTTTCATATAAACTTAAGTCAATATTATTCATAAGTCACCTTTATTATAATTTTTTTATATCATCTAAAGAGATATTGTTTTTTGCTAAAGTTCTCACAAATTTTCCTATTGGAAATCCCATAACTGCAAAAAAATCTCCATCTATTCTCTCTACAAAATAACTACCCTTTCCTTGAATACCGTAAGAACCAGCTTTGTCAAACGGTTCTTTTGTATCTATATACCAAGAAATCTCCTCATCGGTTATATTTTTAAAGTAAACTTCAGAAACTTCTGAATCAGAAATTGAGATATTTTTAGAGATATTTACAAAAGAAAAACTTGTGATAACCTTATGAGGTCTTCCAGAAAGACTGTGTAACATCTCATAAATATCTTTTTTATCTTTTGGCTTTCCAAGAATTTTATCATCTACTACCACAACAGTATCAGCTCCAACAACAAATTCATTGGGATAAACTTCAGCCACTGCTAAGACTTTTTTTCTAGCAATATCCTCTATTCTTTTTATTATATCTTCTTCATCACTAACTTCATCAATATTTTTTGTAATAACTTTTAGATTAAATCCAAAATTTTCTAAAATCTCCTTTCTTCTAGGAGAATTTGATGCTAAAATCATTTATTTTGTCACCTGTCTTTTAAAGTTTTTATTTCTAGCTCTAGCAAGTTGCTCTCTTATTCCTATATCTTGAGCTTTATTATAGTTTTTAAACTCTTTTTGTTCGTCTTTTATAAGAGCCTCTTTTATCTCTATTTTGTTTTGTAAATCCTCTTGACGCTCTTCAAGGGATTTTATACTTAAAGAACTTTTTTTAGTACTTCTAATAAATCTAATAAAAACAGTTACCCCAGAAATAAAGAAAGAAGCAATTCCAATCAGAAAAGCCAATGAAGCAACTACTGAAATTCTAAAGTTCTCAAAAAGATATAGAGAAGATTCTGTAAAAATATATCCAAGTTTAAAAGTATTTAAAGATGTAAATAAAATATTAAAGGAATTTAACTCTGAAAATGTATTTACATAGATTATCAAAGTTAGAAAAGCAATAGTTACAAGAAAAATATTAAAAAATAAAAGTCTTGTCCTATATGCAAATAATACATATTTATCTCTCTCTATAAATGAAAAAAATATATCAAAAACTATATCTCCGAATAAAAGATAAGTAAACATTCCAAAATAAGGAAATATTATTTTAGAAAAATTTTCAAAAGAAAAATTATTTATTTTCAAAAAACTATACAGGATAGAAAAAATAAATATATATATAAATAAAACTTTAAAGTGTCCTAAAAATTTTATAAAACTTTTCAATAAAATCACCTAGATATCAAATTAAATACATTATATTTTATCATATTAGAATTTTAATTTCAAGAAATTAAAGAATGACTTTCTCAAAATAAAAAAATATGATATAATTATTTAGGAAACTTAAACAAGAACTAGAGGTGTAAAATGGAAAGTAGTGGAAAAGTAACAAGTATTAACGGCAAAAAAATAAAAGTAATGATGTTTAAAGAAAGTTCTTGTGCTCATTGTTCTGGTTGTGGAGAAGCAAGTAAACTTACAAGAGAAATCGAACTAGAATACAATCCTCACAAGCAAAAAATAGAGATTGGAGATATAGTTACATTTGAATTAGCTGATTCAAAAATGTTAAAGATAGGATTTTTGGTATATGTTCTTCCGATAATAATGATGATGGTAGGATTTATTATATCAAATATGATGGGAAATAGAGAAAGAGAAAGTGTTTTATTTTCTTTTGGAACTTTGGCAGTGACTTTTTTATTAATTCATCTATATGATAGATTTGTTGTAAAAGAAAAAGTTAATATGGATATAACAAAAATTGAAAAGGACAACAAAGAGTTTGATATAGATAGTTGCGAAGTAAAAAAAGATTAGGAGCGTGCTATGAAAAAAATTATATGTCTTTTTGTTTTAATTGGTGTAGTTTCTTTTTCTAATCAAAAAACAGTTTACAAAAATCAATTAAAAATTTTAAATGATTTGGTAGTTTGCAAAGGAGATAACTCTATTTTTACAGGGAAAGTGGTAGATGGTAAAAATAGAGAATATTTTAAAAAAGGGAAAGCTCAAGGAAAATGGCTGACTTTTTATGAAAATGGAAAACTGAAATCTATTGAAAATTGGTCAGAGGGAAACTTAAATGGAAAGCATATAATTTACAGAGAAAATGGTACAAAATACGTTGAGATAAATTACAAAGATGGAAAAGAAAATGGCGAGTACAAGATTTTTTATGAAAATGGAAAGCCTAGAGTTTATGGAAAATTTAAAAAGGGTAAACCTATTGGAGAATGGAAAGTTTATAGAAAAGGATAAAAAAAATTGAAAATAAAAACAGAGAATTATAAATTTTTTCAAAATAAAAGTTGTGAATATTTTCCTTGCCATAAGATAGATGATATAGAAAAATTTAATTGTCTTTTTTGCTATTGTCCACTATATGCTTTGGGAGAGAAATGTGGTGGAAATTTTAAATATACAGAGTCAGGGATAAAAAATTGCACTTATTGTAATCTTCCTCACATAAAAGAGATAGGATATCAACATATTCAAGGAAAAATATCAGAAATATTAAAAAAGGTAAAAAAAGATTGACCGAAATAAAAAAATATGTTATAATCTTCCTTGGTTAGAAACAATAGCTACGAGGGTACACCTAGTCGCATTCCGAACCTAGAAGTTAAGCTCGTAAACGCTGAAAGTACTTGGGGGGCAGCCCTCTGGGAGGATAGGAAGTTTCTAACCTTTTTTTTGTTTATATAGCTTTTTTAGGAGGCTTATTTTGAAGAATAGATATTATGTTACAATAACAGATTTAAAAGGAATGAAATGCTATTCATTTGATAAGATAATAAAAAAATATATTTTAGTAGTGGGAATATCTTTGTTGTTTAGTATAAGTGCTTTAGTGACAGTAGTCCTTGTATTAAATCACAAAGTAAAGCAATATAGTTATTATAGAGTTCAAAATGAAGAACTTGTTGGAAAAATAGAAGAGAATAAAAAAGAGTATTTGGCTCAAATAGAAAAAGCTAGAGAAGAAATTTCAGCTAAAGAGTTGGAGCTTGAAAATATTACTACAAAAATAGACGAGATTGAAAAAATAATGGGAGAAGAAATATCTTCTGGAGAACCATTAACAGAAACAGAAAAATTAGATTTGGCAAAAATGAATATTTTAGAAAGAAAATTTTTGTTACAAACTATTCCTAATGGAAAACCTTTAGATCCATTCAAAGGGTATTCAAGTGTGTATGGTACTAGAGAACACCCAATTTTAGAAAAACAAATCTATCATTATGGACTAGATTTTAAAGGAACTAAGGGGACAAAAATAATATCACCAGCTGACGGAATAATAGAGTTTGCAGGATACAATTCTGGAGGATTTGGAAATCTTGTTATAATGGATCATGGTTATGGATTTAAAACTTATTATGCTCATATGAGTAAAATAGATGTAAAAGTTGGGCAAGTTGTCAGAAAGGGACAAAAATTAGGAGAAGTAGGAAGTACAGGAAGATCTACAGGACCACATCTTCACTATGAGATACATTACCTTGGAAAAAGAGTAAATCCAATGTCTTTTACAGAATGGAATATAGATAATTACAATAGTCTTTTTGAAAAAGAAAAGGGGGTAAAATGGCAGTCTTTAGTAGAAATGATAAAACATCAGACGCAGGCTTTTCAGGAAAGGAAATAACTAAAATCACAAAGGGAAGTGAATTTAGAGGGCAACTAAAAGTAGATGCGAATCTTTCGGTTGAGGGGAAAATCGATGGAAATGTTTGCTGTAATTATGGAATAACAATAGAAGAGGGAGCTTTTGGAGAAGGATTACTTCTTGCAAGAAAAGTTACTGTTAAAGGAAATTATAATGGAAAAATAGAAGCTGACCTTATTGAACTTCTTGATGGTTGTATGGTAACTGGAGAAATAATAAGTAATAGACTTCTTATAAAAGAGGGAGCTGTATTTGAAGGAGTTAGTAAATACAGAGAAGCACCTATTTCTGAAAAAGAGATGTTACTTCAAATAGAAAATAAAGAAGTAGAAAAAGATAATAAAAAATAAAACTTAGAAGACTGTTGCGAGAATATTTATTGCGACGGTCTTTTTTATACTAAGGAGGGAATATGAAGTTTAAATATTTTAAACTTGGGGAAAATTATCTAAAAGATTTAGAAAATAGAGAAAAAACTTTGATTGTATTCAATGATTATTTCTTAAAAAATACATTTTTAAAAAATAGAAAGAAAAATATTTTAGTTCCAAGTGGGACTTATTTAACTTGTGATGAATTTCAAAAGGAGATTTTTATAACAGAGAAAAGTGTCTTAACAGAGGCTAAAAGGCCTCTTACACTATATCAAAATATCTCATCTGAAATAAAATCTTCTGAAAAAATAAATAATTATTATGATATTATCGATATTGCTGATCTATTTTTTAATTATTATAAAGACCTTAATATAAATCTTATAAAAAATATAGATGAAAAAATCCTAACTAATTGGCAGAGAGAAAAAATAAATAAATTTCAGACTATAAAAAAAGATTATGATAGTTTTTTAGGAAAAAATAACTATATAATAAATGATTGGATAGTCTGTGAGGAAAATTTTAGAGAGGATTTTATCAAGAAATTTGAAAAAATAATCTTTGTAGATATTTTATATTTCTCCCCTCTTCTAAAAAAAATAATTAAAAAACTTGACGCTTTACTAGAGATAGAGTTTATTATCCAAGGAGATTCTAAAATCTATAATGAAAAAAATCTGTCTTTAAATAAGATAACTGCTAAAAATAGCTATTTTAATTTTGAAAAGAAAAATATAAAAATATATGAAACTTCAGAGGATATGGAAACTATTTTTGGTGTGTTGTATCTTATGGATAGAAAAAAAATAAAAAATATATATTTTCCAAAAGTAGAAGATGAATATTTTTCAAAACTTATGCCTAAATATTTTATAAATACGAAATTAAAAGTTATGGAAGATACTAAAACCTATAAATTTATGACACTGCAAAATAATCTTATTGGATCACTGGAGATAAAAAGAGGTTTTGGTCTAAAGATAGAGAGTTTTTTAGAGATTATTGAAAATAGTTTAAGTCAAAATATCTATAATATCTCGCCGAATGATAAAAAATCCTTTTATAAAATCTTAGAAAAAGAATATAGATATATAAATCTTAAAACTTTTGAGGAATTCGATTTAAAGGATATCCTAGAGGAAAATCAAGAGATTGTAGATATTTTTAAAAATATCTATGATGACTTAATAAAAATAAAAGATTTTAATTCTATCCAAGATTTTTATAATTATTTTAAAAATATTGGTTTTGAAAAAATATCTGATATAGATTATGTGGATTTTTTAGAAAAATTTCACGAGGTAATATTTAATATTAAAAGTAGTGAAAATCTTTTTGGAGAGAAAGGGTTTAAAGAGATATTTAAAAAGGATAGTGGAAGATATATCTATACCTTACTTATAAAATATCTTGAGGGGATAGAACTTAAGTCTGTTGAAAATGAGAAAAAAGAAGAATTTGTGGGAATAGTAAAAAAACTTGATGAGGCTAGGCTTAATTTTAATGGAGAGTCTTATTTTGTAGATGTAAATAATAACTATCTTCCTGGAACTATCGAAAGAAATAAAATATTTACTGACAGACAACTTGAAATTTTGGGATTTATGACAAAAGATGAAAAGATAAATCTTGCAAAATATCGTTTCTATCAAGCTCTTGGAAATTCCAAAGAAAATATTATATTCTATAAAAATGAAAAAGAGGGAAAACTTGGAAAATCAATATTTTTAGAAGAACTTATGATGGAATATAATCTAAATCTAGAAAAAAATATTATGGATAACTCAAACATTATAAAAATGGTAGAAGAATATTTTTATAAAGAAAGAGGTTTTAAAATAGAAAATCAAAACTTTAATATAAAGAAAGATTTGGAAAAACTGGTTAATAAAGATAATCAAATTACAGTTGGAGCTTATGATATTGTAAATATAAATGACTGTCAATATAGATATCTTTTAGGAAATATTTTAGGAATTGAAGAAACAAAAGAAAATAGTTATGGTGGTTCTGCTCGTATTTTAGGAATTATAGTTCATAGTATTTTGGAAAAAATAACAGATAAAATATATTATAAGATAATAAAAGAAAATAATTTTGATGTAGACCCTACTTTAGTAAAAGAGATAGTTCAAAAAGAGATGCTTAGAAATAATATGAAGTATCCAACCTATGTGGATTTATATTTTGAAAAAGTTTTGATACCAACTTTTGAAAAGAATATAATAGAGTTTTATAAAAAAATGGAAAAAGAGTTAAAAGGTGAAAAGGTAAAAACATTCTTTGGAGAAAAAAATAAAATCTATATAAGTGATTATAACGAAGATGATAAGACAAAACCAGATTTTGTTATAAAAGGTAGAGCAGATTTAGTGGTAACTACTGAAAAAGAAAATTTTATAATAGATTATAAAACTGGAAGTTCTACAGATGGACAGCTCGATATTTATTCAATAATTCTTTGCGGAGATTCTGAAGGAGCAAAAAAATATATATATAATGTAGTAAAAGGAGAGTTAAAATCTCCAGAAGATAAAAAGGATAAGATTACAAAAGAACAACTTAACGAGATATTTAAAAAGTTTGTAGAAGATGAAAATTTTGAAAGAAAAGAAAAATCTTGTGGAAATTGTGAGTATAAAAATATTTGTAGAAAGGACGTGATATAATGTCTAAAAAAATATTAAAAGCCAGTGCAGGAACAGGAAAAACTTATAGACTGGCACTAGAATACGTGGTTTCTCTTATAAAAGGGGAAAAATTTTCAGATATTATAGTTATGACCTTTACAAATAAAGCTATTGCTGAGATTGAAGAGAGAATTATAAAATTTTTGTATGATTTATCCTATGAAACAAAGGACAGTGAAAATCTAAAAAGTTCTATAAATAACCTTTATCCAGACTTAGTTTTAAAAAGAGATGAGATTGAAAAAATATATAAGGATTTGATAATCAATAAGGAAAAACTTGGAATTTATACTCTAGACTCTTTTAAAATCAATATTTTTAAAAATGCTATTGCTCCTATGAAAGAGGTTTTTTCTTATGAAATAATAGATGATGAGGAAAATAGTGAGATTTTAAAGAAAGTTTTTGAAAAAATTTCAGATAATAGGGAACTTTTTTCACAGTTTGAGGAATTTTTTAGCGACAATGTAGAAAGAGATGTTGAAAAATATATTGGGATTTTAAAAAATCTTGTAAAATATAGATGGCGTTATATCTTTATAAATAAAGGTGAAAAACTAAAAGAAAGAAAAGAATTTTTAGTTGATGAAAAAGAAATAGTAAATCTTTTAGATGAAATTAAAATAAAAATAGAGGAACTTTGTGAATTAAAAGCAGAAGGAAAACCATTAGAAGAATATGCTAACAAAATATTTAAAAAGTATTTATATTTAGAAAACTTCAACGAAAAAAGAGATTTCTTTATACAAAATTTAGAAGAATTGATAACTAATGATAATCTTCATAATGGAAGAAAAACAACAGCTAAAAAGGAAAATATTATTCAATATAAAGAAGAAATGGCAGTTTTAAAAGAAAATCTAAATAATCTTTTATCTAAAAAAATCTTTAACGAAAGAATAATCCCTTATGAAAAGCAAGTTTTAAATTTTGTAGAGATATTTTTTAATATCTATGATGAGATAAAATTTAAAGAGAAAAAGTTCACTCAAGATGATTTGAAAGATTACCTTTTGATGTATTTAGAAGATGAAAAAGTAAATCTTATAAAAAATAATCAAATAACAGATTATATGAAAGAGATTATTGAAAGTGAATGTTCATCTATATTTATTGATGAGTTCCAAGACACAAGTATTGCTCAGTGGAAATTGTTAGAGCCTTTTATAAACTCTGCTAAAAATATTATCTGTGTTGGTGATGAAAAACAAAGTATTTATGGTTGGCGTGATGGAGAAAAAAATCTTTTTAGGGATTTGGCAACTGTAATAGATGGAGAGGAAGAAAATTTAGACACATCTTTTAGAAGTGAAGAAAATATTGTAGAGTTTATAAATGAAATTTTTGAAAATATCCTTGAAAAAACAGGTATAGAGTGGGATTTTATAAAATCTAAATCTAACAAAAAAGGAAGAGAAGGATTAGTAAGAATTTATAATTTTAATCTTACAAAGGAAGAAAAGAAAAAAATTAAAGAAGAAAAAAGAGAGATAGATAAAACCGAATATATAAAAACTATAATTGATGTTTTAAAAAATGATTTCAATGAAAATTATAAAGGGATAGGAATTATTGCTAGAAAAAATGAAACTTTAAGTGAAATCGCTGAAGAGTTATTAAAAAATAAAATTCCTTATACTTTAGAGGCTAAAAAAAGTATATTTGACCATAAAGGTGTGGTACCTATTATAAAACTTTTAAAATATTTTTTAACAGAAAATATTTTTTATCTTTTAGAATTTTTAAGAGATGATTTGATTTTAGTAGAAGATAGTTTTATAGAAAAAATAGTAGAAGTTTGGAACTTGAAAAATGATAAAATTTCTATATTCTTTGAAAATGTTTTAGAATGCGGTGAATATCCTGAAGAGAAGAAAATAATTAAAAAAATAGGTAAGATTTATAAAAAATATTCTGAAACAGAATTTAGAAATATGGATATAGTTTTGGATATAATAAAAGAGTTTGGAATTGTTGAAATCTATAACAAAGAAAATGAGATAAAAAATATTTATAAATTTGTGACTGTGTCTAAAAATTTTGAAAATATAAAAGAGTTTTTAGAAGAGATTGAGGAAAATTCATCAAAAGATATTTATTTACAACCAACATCTCAAGAGGAAAACACTGTCAGTCTTTTAACTATTCATAAATCTAAGGGATTAGAATACGATACAGTATTTTATATCTTAGATGAAGATAAAAATAATCCTGATAAAGGACTTAATTTTAATATTAAATTTGATAAAAATTATTTGAATATTGAGGATTATTTAGTTTGTAACTCTAAAAATGAAAAATTTTTGACATATTTAGATGAGGTTTTTGATTTTTACTCTTTTAAAGAGAAAAAGAAAAAAGAAGAGGAATTAAATAATCTCTATGTTGCTTTAACTCGTCCAAAAGGAAATCTATTTATTTTTATTGTACATTTAAAGGAAGAAAGCCTTTTTAAAAATCTTTTTGAAAGTTATAGAAGAGAGGATTATTATCAAATTGGAGAGTTAAAAAAATACGACTATCCAGAAAAAGAAAAAACTATAAGTCAAGAGATAGATTTTAGAATAGATTTTGAATCTTTGGAAAAATCTCAAGAGAAACTAAATGAAAATATAGAAAAAATTAAAAATGATTCCTATAAATATAGTTTAGAGCTAGAAGAAAAGAGAAATATAGGAAATATTGTTCACTACTTTTTAGAAAATATAAAATATGGAGAGAAAGAGGAGATAGAACTTGCTCTTAAGAAAACTTTTTCAAAATATGGAGCGTTATTTGGAGAGAAAAAATTAAAAGATGAGATTTTATCAAAGGAAAAAATAGAGAAAATCTTTAAAAATAATCCTGATATTTTCTCTAAAAAATGGGATATTATCTATAATGAATATTCTATTTATTCAGAGCAAGAGAAAAAACTTTACAGAATAGATAGATTGATGATTGATAACAAAACCAAAGAGATTTATATTGTGGACTATAAGACAGGAACTTATGAGGAAGAGCAACTTAAAAACTATAAAGAGTTAGTAGAATTTGAACTATCGAGAATAAAAGAAAAAAATTATACAGTGAAAACTAAATATATAGAAATTTACTAATTAGTATGGTATAATTTTTATAAAAATTATTAGGAGGAAAAATAAAAAATGTTAGATATTGATATGATATATGATTATCCTTTATACAGACCACCTAGTGAAGCTTATAGCTTGATTATTCAAATAACTTTAGGTTGCTCTCACAATAAATGTACATTCTGTAAAATGTATAAGGATAAAAAATTTACAATAAAACCTATTGAACAAATAAAAAAAGAGATAGATTTCTTCAGAAGAAGAGTTGGATATATTGAGAAAATATTTTTGGCTGACGGAGATGCTTTAATAATTCCTACACCAAAACTTTTAGAAATTTTAGACTATATCAATGAAAAATTTCCTGAAAATAAAAGAATATCTTTATATGCAAGTCCAAAATCAATTCTTTTAAAAACTCCAGAAGAATTAAAGGAAATAAGAGAAAAAGGAGTAAAACTTGTTTATATTGGAATGGAAAGTGGAGATAATGAAGTTCTTAAGGATATAAACAAAGGAGTTACAGCAGAGGAAATAACAGAAGCTTCTCTGAAAGCTAAAGAAGCAGGATTCCAAATCTCTGTAACAGTTATAGCTGGAATTTGTGGAGAAAAAGATAGCACAAACCACGCTCTAAACACTGCAAAAGTTATTAATAAAATAATTCCAGATTATTTTAGCATATTATGTTTGGTAGTTCACGATGGAACAGAGATAGACAGAAAAATAAAAGCTGGAGAATTTAGAGAAGCAAGTGGAGAGAATATTTTAAAAGAGATAAGAATGATAGTGGAAAATATAAATATTCCTAAAGGAGAAAAAGTTATATTTAGATCAAACCACGCTTCAAATTATTTAGGACTTAAGGGAGATTTTCCAGAGGATAAAGAAAAGTTCCTTTCAGAAATTAATTTTGCTATAAAAAATGACTATGTTAGAGAGAGAAATGAGAGATATTTAAAATATTAAAAAAATTCTGTATTAAAATCAGAAAAATTTAATAAAAAAATATTGATTTTTATAGGATTTTATGATATACTTAACTAGTTACGCATAGGAAAGGTATTCAGCAACCTAGACTAGCGACAAATATATACTTTTGGAGGTGCTTATATGTACGCAGTTATAAAAACTGGTGGAAAACAGTACAAAGTTACAGAAGGTGACGTTTTAAGAGTTGAGAAGCTTAATGCTGAAGTTAATCAAACAGTAGAATTAACAGATGTTCTATTAGTAGCTAATGGAGAAGATGTAAAAGTTGGAACTCCAGTAGTTGAAGGAGCAAAAGTTCTAGTGGAAGTTTTAAACCAAGGAAAAGGTGCAAAAGTTATTAACTTCAAATACAAGCCAAAAACAGGAAATCATAGAAAAAAAGGTCACAGACAACTTTTCACTGAAATTAAAGTTACAGCAATCAATGCATAATTAAAATGACAAAGATTGAGGTTATTAGAAAAAGCGGTAGTGTTGTGAAATATCAAGCTACTGGACATTCAGAATATGGAGAATATGGGTCAGATATAGTTTGTGCAGCCCTTTCGACTGTACTTCAAATGCCTCTTGCAGGTTTTCAAGATGTATTAGATATTTATCCAAGATTTGAAATAAATTCTGATGGTTTCATATGTGTCGACCTTGACGGTATGAATTTAAAAGGCAAAGAAAGAGAAGTGCA includes:
- a CDS encoding pseudouridine synthase, whose product is MEKVRINKFLANLGIDSRRAIDQMIEQGRITVNGKLAESGIKVDSSDEIFIDGKSIKKDKSEKVYFMLNKPQKVLSAVKDDRGRKLVVDLIKTDERIFPIGRLDYDTEGLIILTNDGEIYNRVIHPRGEVYKTYYVEVMGTVSLSTLNRLKKGVLLDDKMTLPARGKIISSTPQFTTLNFSIKEGRNRQVRRMFESVGHKVTFLKRIAIGDLVLDEKLKTGSYRPLRKKEVNYLNSL
- a CDS encoding SoxR reducing system RseC family protein translates to MESSGKVTSINGKKIKVMMFKESSCAHCSGCGEASKLTREIELEYNPHKQKIEIGDIVTFELADSKMLKIGFLVYVLPIIMMMVGFIISNMMGNRERESVLFSFGTLAVTFLLIHLYDRFVVKEKVNMDITKIEKDNKEFDIDSCEVKKD
- the scpB gene encoding SMC-Scp complex subunit ScpB, translated to MNNIDLSLYENLKEKIEAILFIGGEDVKIKDLSKFFKIPIDKLIPIIYELKGERKSSGINIEITDTHIYLVSNPKYGGVVNNFFEQEKKPKKLSGATLETLSIIAYNQPITKSEIESIRGVNVDSIIGNLESRNFVRICGKKETVGRPNLYEVTEKFLGYLGIDYVNELPNYQEIKEQLEKLHYIENKKSE
- a CDS encoding bactofilin family protein, with translation MAVFSRNDKTSDAGFSGKEITKITKGSEFRGQLKVDANLSVEGKIDGNVCCNYGITIEEGAFGEGLLLARKVTVKGNYNGKIEADLIELLDGCMVTGEIISNRLLIKEGAVFEGVSKYREAPISEKEMLLQIENKEVEKDNKK
- a CDS encoding PD-(D/E)XK nuclease family protein — encoded protein: MKFKYFKLGENYLKDLENREKTLIVFNDYFLKNTFLKNRKKNILVPSGTYLTCDEFQKEIFITEKSVLTEAKRPLTLYQNISSEIKSSEKINNYYDIIDIADLFFNYYKDLNINLIKNIDEKILTNWQREKINKFQTIKKDYDSFLGKNNYIINDWIVCEENFREDFIKKFEKIIFVDILYFSPLLKKIIKKLDALLEIEFIIQGDSKIYNEKNLSLNKITAKNSYFNFEKKNIKIYETSEDMETIFGVLYLMDRKKIKNIYFPKVEDEYFSKLMPKYFINTKLKVMEDTKTYKFMTLQNNLIGSLEIKRGFGLKIESFLEIIENSLSQNIYNISPNDKKSFYKILEKEYRYINLKTFEEFDLKDILEENQEIVDIFKNIYDDLIKIKDFNSIQDFYNYFKNIGFEKISDIDYVDFLEKFHEVIFNIKSSENLFGEKGFKEIFKKDSGRYIYTLLIKYLEGIELKSVENEKKEEFVGIVKKLDEARLNFNGESYFVDVNNNYLPGTIERNKIFTDRQLEILGFMTKDEKINLAKYRFYQALGNSKENIIFYKNEKEGKLGKSIFLEELMMEYNLNLEKNIMDNSNIIKMVEEYFYKERGFKIENQNFNIKKDLEKLVNKDNQITVGAYDIVNINDCQYRYLLGNILGIEETKENSYGGSARILGIIVHSILEKITDKIYYKIIKENNFDVDPTLVKEIVQKEMLRNNMKYPTYVDLYFEKVLIPTFEKNIIEFYKKMEKELKGEKVKTFFGEKNKIYISDYNEDDKTKPDFVIKGRADLVVTTEKENFIIDYKTGSSTDGQLDIYSIILCGDSEGAKKYIYNVVKGELKSPEDKKDKITKEQLNEIFKKFVEDENFERKEKSCGNCEYKNICRKDVI
- a CDS encoding Maf family protein, with translation MILASNSPRRKEILENFGFNLKVITKNIDEVSDEEDIIKRIEDIARKKVLAVAEVYPNEFVVGADTVVVVDDKILGKPKDKKDIYEMLHSLSGRPHKVITSFSFVNISKNISISDSEVSEVYFKNITDEEISWYIDTKEPFDKAGSYGIQGKGSYFVERIDGDFFAVMGFPIGKFVRTLAKNNISLDDIKKL
- a CDS encoding M23 family metallopeptidase codes for the protein MKNRYYVTITDLKGMKCYSFDKIIKKYILVVGISLLFSISALVTVVLVLNHKVKQYSYYRVQNEELVGKIEENKKEYLAQIEKAREEISAKELELENITTKIDEIEKIMGEEISSGEPLTETEKLDLAKMNILERKFLLQTIPNGKPLDPFKGYSSVYGTREHPILEKQIYHYGLDFKGTKGTKIISPADGIIEFAGYNSGGFGNLVIMDHGYGFKTYYAHMSKIDVKVGQVVRKGQKLGEVGSTGRSTGPHLHYEIHYLGKRVNPMSFTEWNIDNYNSLFEKEKGVKWQSLVEMIKHQTQAFQERK
- a CDS encoding toxin-antitoxin system YwqK family antitoxin codes for the protein MKKIICLFVLIGVVSFSNQKTVYKNQLKILNDLVVCKGDNSIFTGKVVDGKNREYFKKGKAQGKWLTFYENGKLKSIENWSEGNLNGKHIIYRENGTKYVEINYKDGKENGEYKIFYENGKPRVYGKFKKGKPIGEWKVYRKG
- a CDS encoding cysteine-rich small domain-containing protein; protein product: MKIKTENYKFFQNKSCEYFPCHKIDDIEKFNCLFCYCPLYALGEKCGGNFKYTESGIKNCTYCNLPHIKEIGYQHIQGKISEILKKVKKD